From the genome of Streptomyces sp. S4.7:
CGAACCGACACGGCCGTCGTCTATGTGGTCAATGTCGGTGACCGCGACATCCAGATCGGTTCGCACTTCCATCTGGCCGATGTCAATGAGGATCTGCTGTTCTTCACCGACCTGGACACCGCCACCGAGGCCGAGGCCGTTCTGACCGACCCTCAGCGCCTGAGGTCCGAGCAGATCGCCGCGGCCCGTGAGCTGGCGCACAACCGGTCGAAGACACCGGGAAAGGCACCTTGGGGGTGCCGCCTGGACATCGCTCCTGGGGACTCCATGCGGTTCAGCCCCGAGAACGCGCCCAGCGAGGCGATCGAGGTCGTACCCATCGGCGGGAGGCGGCGTGTGCCGGGCCTACGCAAGGACAAGCCAGCTGACGACGTCGCTCTCGACTGACACGGCCCCCGTACACCCTGCTGGAGGAACACCATGGTGAACATCACCCGCGAGCAGTACGCGAAGTCCTATGGCCCGACCGTGGGGGACCAGGTCCGCCTGGGCGACACCAACCTCTGGATCGAGGTCACCGAAGACCTGACGTTCGGTGGTGACGAGGCGATCTTCGGCGGCGGCAAGACCATCCGCGAGTCGATGCTGCAAGGGATGAACACCAGTGCGCAGGACGCCCCCGACACCGTGATCACCAACGTGATCATTCTGGACGTCACCCCCGCTCTGGAACGGGGCAACGGCAATTCCATCGTGCGTGCCGACGTCGGGATCAAGGGCGGAGAGATCGTCGCGGTCGGCAAGGCCGGCAACAGCGACGTCATGGACAGCGTCACCCCTGGCCTGGAGATCGGCCCTTCCACAGACGTGATCTCCGGCGAGGGCAAGATCCTCACCGCCGGTGCCATCGACACCCACGTGCACTACATCTCCCCTTCGGCTGTCATGGAAGCACTGTCCACCGGGACCACCACGCTGATTGGCGGCGGCGTGGGACCTTCCGAGGGATCCAAGGCGACCACCGTGACGCCCGGCCCGCAGCACCTGGTGAACCTGCACCGCAGCTTCGACGACCTGCCGGTCAACGTGATGCTGCTGGGCAAGGGCAACACCGT
Proteins encoded in this window:
- a CDS encoding urease subunit beta, with product MLNSRTDTAVVYVVNVGDRDIQIGSHFHLADVNEDLLFFTDLDTATEAEAVLTDPQRLRSEQIAAARELAHNRSKTPGKAPWGCRLDIAPGDSMRFSPENAPSEAIEVVPIGGRRRVPGLRKDKPADDVALD